A genomic region of Georgenia sp. TF02-10 contains the following coding sequences:
- a CDS encoding haloacid dehalogenase type II, whose product MASSNARGVARPEVLVFDVNQTLSDMAPVAALFEDVGAPAHQAQRWFAELLRDGFALTAAGSSASFAEIGAEILRTTLDEPSLDRGLEEAVRHIMAGFGQLPVHADVPDGVRDLTELGVRLVTMSNGATSVAAGLLERAGILGRFERLLSAEESRAWKPARSAYTYAVEQCAVAPGEAMLVAVHPWDIDGAARAGLRTAWLDRADSRYPAHFTAPEVRVTSLSELADHLR is encoded by the coding sequence CTCTCGGACATGGCGCCGGTGGCGGCCCTGTTCGAGGACGTCGGCGCCCCAGCACATCAGGCACAGCGGTGGTTCGCCGAGCTGCTCAGGGACGGCTTCGCGTTGACCGCGGCGGGATCGAGCGCCTCGTTCGCAGAGATCGGTGCCGAGATCCTGCGAACCACGCTCGACGAGCCCTCCCTCGACCGAGGTCTCGAGGAGGCTGTTCGACACATCATGGCCGGTTTCGGCCAGCTCCCGGTGCACGCCGATGTTCCCGACGGCGTCCGGGATCTCACCGAGCTGGGCGTCCGGCTGGTCACGATGTCGAACGGAGCGACCTCGGTCGCCGCGGGCCTGCTCGAGCGAGCCGGCATCCTGGGCCGTTTCGAACGCCTGTTGTCGGCGGAGGAGTCCCGGGCCTGGAAGCCGGCCCGGTCGGCGTACACGTACGCCGTCGAGCAGTGCGCCGTTGCGCCGGGCGAGGCGATGCTCGTCGCCGTGCACCCTTGGGACATCGACGGGGCGGCACGCGCCGGCCTCCGTACCGCCTGGCTCGACCGGGCTGACAGCCGCTACCCGGCCCACTTCACGGCCCCCGAGGTTCGGGTGACCTCCCTCAGCGAGCTCGCCGATCACCTGCGCTGA